A portion of the Gaiellales bacterium genome contains these proteins:
- a CDS encoding glutathione S-transferase family protein yields the protein MRLYNSEVSGNCYKVRLLAAQLGVPLELVELDVVDRTDRADVLGGLNPSLRVPTLVLDDGRALGESGAILLYLADGTELVPADRYERAQMLQWMFFEQYDLEPSIAVARFWVSISGTPERWAGQLPDKQEAGNRTLAAMERHLDGRSFLVGERYTLADIALYGYTHVADEGGFDLGRYPALRRWLERVRSQPGHVTIDGRQP from the coding sequence ATGCGGCTCTACAACTCCGAGGTCTCAGGGAACTGCTACAAGGTGCGGCTGCTCGCCGCCCAGCTCGGCGTCCCGCTCGAGCTCGTCGAGCTCGATGTCGTCGACCGGACGGACCGTGCCGACGTCCTGGGCGGGCTGAATCCCTCGCTGCGCGTGCCCACGCTCGTGCTCGACGACGGCCGGGCGCTCGGCGAGTCCGGCGCGATCCTCCTGTACCTCGCGGACGGAACGGAGCTGGTCCCCGCCGACCGCTACGAGCGGGCGCAGATGCTCCAGTGGATGTTCTTCGAGCAGTACGACCTCGAGCCGAGCATCGCCGTCGCGCGCTTCTGGGTGAGCATCTCCGGAACGCCCGAGCGTTGGGCCGGGCAGCTTCCGGACAAGCAGGAGGCCGGGAACCGCACGCTCGCGGCGATGGAGCGCCACCTCGACGGACGGTCGTTCCTCGTGGGCGAGCGGTACACGCTCGCCGACATCGCGCTCTACGGCTACACGCACGTCGCGGACGAGGGCGGATTCGACCTGGGCCGGTATCCCGCGCTGCGCCGGTGGCTCGAGCGCGTGCGGTCGCAGCCCGGCCACGTGACGATCGACGGCCGGCAGCCGTGA
- a CDS encoding peroxiredoxin, with product MALSLGDTAPDFEADTTEGRIRFHDWIGDSWAVLFSHPKNFTPVCTTELGYMAKIKPEFDRRGVKIIGLSVDPVEKHAGWARDIEETQGTAPNYPIIGDSDFNVSKQYGMLPAAVSGDPGDRTPADNQTVRNVFVIGPDKKLKLILVYPMTTGRNFDEVLRVIDSLQLTANHKVATPVNWTPGDDVIIAGSVNNDQAKELFGTWDEPKPYIRIVPQPDSQKAGVS from the coding sequence ATGGCGCTTTCACTGGGCGACACCGCACCCGATTTCGAGGCGGACACCACCGAGGGACGCATCCGGTTCCACGACTGGATCGGCGACTCGTGGGCGGTGCTGTTCTCGCACCCGAAGAACTTCACACCGGTCTGCACGACGGAGCTGGGCTACATGGCCAAGATCAAGCCGGAGTTCGACCGGCGGGGCGTGAAGATCATCGGGCTGTCCGTCGACCCCGTCGAGAAGCATGCGGGATGGGCGCGCGACATCGAGGAGACGCAGGGCACGGCCCCGAACTACCCGATCATCGGCGACTCGGACTTCAACGTCTCGAAGCAGTACGGCATGCTGCCGGCGGCCGTGTCCGGTGACCCCGGCGACCGCACCCCGGCGGACAACCAGACCGTCCGCAACGTGTTCGTGATCGGGCCGGACAAGAAGCTGAAGCTGATCCTGGTCTACCCGATGACCACGGGCCGCAACTTCGACGAGGTGCTGCGCGTGATCGACTCGCTGCAGCTGACGGCGAACCACAAGGTCGCGACGCCGGTCAACTGGACGCCGGGCGACGACGTGATCATCGCCGGCTCGGTCAACAACGACCAGGCGAAGGAGCTGTTCGGCACCTGGGACGAGCCGAAGCCGTACATCCGGATCGTGCCGCAGCCCGACAGCCAGAAGGCCGGAGTCTCCTAG
- a CDS encoding SOS response-associated peptidase, with protein sequence MCGRFTNGADPDAIIKAYSLDLPIDHRPRFNIAPGQDMLGVRRAGDGADEAAVLRFGLIPAWAKDRRIAYTMINARAETLAERPAYRSLLRAGRCLILADGFYEWRVMPDGTKQPVRFSLTDREVFAFAGLWTCWRDRESGETIESAAIITTPPNPLVAPIHDRMPAILGDQAEEDWLDPDVSPGHAVSLLRSYPAELMTAALASPAVNSARNDSPALLVA encoded by the coding sequence GTGTGCGGTCGCTTCACCAACGGCGCCGATCCCGACGCCATCATCAAGGCCTACTCGCTCGATCTGCCGATCGATCACCGGCCGCGGTTCAACATCGCACCCGGCCAGGACATGCTCGGCGTCCGGCGCGCCGGCGACGGCGCCGACGAGGCCGCCGTCCTGCGCTTCGGCCTGATCCCGGCCTGGGCGAAGGATCGGAGGATCGCCTACACGATGATCAACGCGCGGGCAGAGACGCTGGCGGAGCGCCCCGCCTACCGATCGCTGCTTCGCGCCGGCCGCTGCCTGATCCTGGCCGACGGCTTCTACGAGTGGCGTGTCATGCCGGACGGTACGAAGCAGCCGGTGCGGTTCTCCCTCACCGACCGCGAGGTGTTCGCCTTCGCCGGGCTGTGGACCTGCTGGCGCGACCGCGAATCCGGTGAGACGATCGAGAGCGCGGCCATCATCACGACACCACCGAACCCGCTCGTTGCTCCCATCCACGACCGGATGCCCGCCATTCTCGGCGACCAGGCCGAGGAGGACTGGCTCGACCCGGATGTCAGCCCCGGCCACGCGGTCTCGCTGCTTCGCTCCTATCCGGCCGAACTGATGACCGCGGCGCTGGCGTCGCCGGCCGTCAACAGCGCCCGCAACGACTCGCCGGCGCTGCTCGTCGCCTGA
- a CDS encoding PfkB family carbohydrate kinase, with protein sequence MLDLLVVGDCNPDLLLAGADVTPEFGQGEKRVDDARLLVGGSAAIAACGAARLGLSVALVAAVGDDVFGRFMLDELASHGVDVSACPVDRARSTGITVALVRGDDRAMLTAAGAIPALTAADVPPDMLRAARHLHVASFFLLDGLRPGMRDLVDAAHSGGATVSVDPQGDPAGRWDGGLSALAPSLDVLFLNEHEHRMVAADGCPLVVVKRGSRGASAIAGGAVVTASAPEVEVMDATGAGDSFDAGFIAGRLRGVDLPGALALACACGALSTRALGGTAAQPAFDEARAAAR encoded by the coding sequence ATGCTCGACCTGCTCGTCGTCGGCGACTGCAACCCCGACCTGCTCCTCGCCGGAGCGGACGTCACGCCCGAGTTCGGCCAGGGCGAGAAGCGCGTCGACGATGCGCGGCTGCTGGTCGGGGGATCGGCCGCCATCGCCGCCTGCGGCGCCGCCCGGCTGGGCCTGTCGGTCGCGCTCGTCGCTGCCGTCGGCGACGACGTGTTCGGGCGGTTCATGCTGGACGAGCTGGCGTCGCACGGCGTGGACGTGTCAGCCTGCCCGGTCGACCGGGCGCGCAGCACCGGCATCACCGTCGCGCTCGTGCGCGGCGACGACCGGGCGATGCTCACGGCAGCCGGGGCGATCCCGGCGCTCACGGCGGCCGACGTTCCGCCGGACATGCTTCGCGCCGCACGGCACCTCCACGTCGCGTCGTTCTTTCTCCTGGACGGCCTGCGGCCCGGGATGCGAGACCTCGTCGACGCGGCCCACTCGGGCGGCGCGACGGTGTCGGTCGACCCGCAGGGCGACCCGGCCGGCCGCTGGGACGGCGGGCTCTCGGCCCTCGCGCCGTCCCTGGACGTGCTGTTCCTCAACGAGCACGAGCACCGGATGGTGGCCGCCGACGGCTGCCCGCTCGTCGTCGTCAAGCGCGGCTCCCGCGGCGCGTCGGCGATCGCCGGAGGAGCCGTCGTCACGGCGAGCGCTCCCGAGGTCGAGGTAATGGACGCCACGGGCGCCGGCGACAGCTTCGACGCGGGCTTCATCGCGGGCCGGCTGCGCGGGGTGGATCTGCCGGGCGCCCTTGCGCTGGCGTGTGCCTGCGGCGCCCTCTCCACCCGCGCGCTCGGAGGCACGGCGGCCCAGCCGGCGTTCGACGAGGCTCGGGCGGCCGCGCGGTGA
- a CDS encoding AMP-binding protein — protein MSDDRYADLCAAHAWDVPARYNLAADVCDKHPQAKPAMVWESYDGSRRELTWGDLQHMANQAAHTLAARGVARGDRVAVVLPPAPETAAVFFGVWKLGAILLSLSLLYGDDAIEHRLSDSGARLVVTDAMSAARFPGGGYDVLVLGAEGFADAPADHLACDTAADDPAQLYYTSGTTGMAKGVVHAHRYLLAHEEFTYCHEVEDGESFHGMGEWAWAAGIAPLLGPWRLGAVQYVYRREAGFDPHRQLDFLSRNAVSNVFTTPTAMRAMMSIGDAGTRYPQRFRRVCSAGEPLNPEAIRWFREQYGLTVLDYYGLTESYPLAANYPWQDVREGSMGRPMPGWDVQILDDDERPVARGERGEICLRARSNPHYPLGYWNRPDDSEAVFGGEWFHTKDAARQDDEGYIWYEGRADDVIISAGYRIGPFEVESACLEHAAVREAAVVASPDQLRGNVVKAFIVLVEGRDPSEDLADEIRGHVRRRLGAHAYPRRIEFVDDLPKTLTGKIRRVLLRQREVDQAGVS, from the coding sequence ATGAGCGACGACCGTTACGCCGACCTGTGTGCCGCCCACGCCTGGGACGTCCCGGCCCGCTACAACCTCGCGGCCGACGTGTGCGACAAGCATCCGCAGGCCAAGCCGGCCATGGTGTGGGAGAGCTACGACGGCAGTCGCCGCGAGCTGACCTGGGGCGATCTCCAGCACATGGCGAACCAGGCGGCCCACACGCTCGCCGCCCGTGGCGTGGCGCGCGGCGACCGGGTGGCGGTCGTCCTGCCGCCTGCCCCCGAGACGGCGGCCGTCTTCTTCGGTGTGTGGAAGCTCGGCGCGATCCTGCTCTCGCTCTCGCTGCTCTACGGCGACGATGCGATCGAGCACCGGCTGTCGGACTCCGGTGCCCGGCTGGTGGTGACGGACGCGATGTCGGCGGCGCGCTTCCCGGGCGGCGGGTACGACGTCCTGGTGCTGGGAGCCGAGGGCTTCGCCGACGCGCCGGCCGACCACCTCGCGTGCGACACCGCGGCCGACGACCCAGCGCAGCTGTACTACACCTCCGGGACGACCGGCATGGCGAAGGGCGTCGTGCATGCCCACCGCTACCTGCTCGCCCACGAGGAGTTCACGTACTGCCACGAGGTCGAGGACGGCGAGTCGTTCCACGGGATGGGGGAGTGGGCCTGGGCCGCCGGTATCGCGCCGCTGCTCGGTCCGTGGCGCCTCGGTGCCGTGCAGTACGTGTATCGCCGGGAGGCGGGCTTCGATCCGCACCGCCAGCTGGACTTCCTCAGCCGTAACGCCGTCTCGAACGTGTTCACGACTCCGACCGCGATGCGGGCGATGATGTCGATCGGCGACGCCGGCACGCGGTACCCCCAGCGGTTCCGCCGCGTCTGTTCGGCCGGGGAGCCGCTGAACCCGGAGGCGATCCGCTGGTTCCGGGAGCAGTACGGGCTCACGGTGCTCGACTACTACGGTCTCACCGAGTCGTACCCGCTCGCCGCCAACTATCCCTGGCAGGATGTCCGCGAGGGCTCGATGGGCCGCCCGATGCCGGGCTGGGACGTCCAGATCCTCGACGACGACGAGCGCCCGGTCGCCCGCGGCGAGCGCGGGGAGATCTGCCTGCGCGCGCGGTCGAACCCGCACTATCCGCTCGGCTACTGGAACCGCCCGGACGATTCGGAGGCGGTGTTCGGCGGAGAGTGGTTCCATACGAAGGACGCTGCCAGGCAGGACGACGAGGGCTACATCTGGTACGAGGGCCGGGCCGACGATGTGATCATCTCGGCCGGGTACCGGATCGGGCCGTTCGAGGTCGAGTCGGCCTGCCTCGAGCACGCGGCGGTACGCGAGGCGGCCGTCGTGGCCTCGCCCGACCAGCTCCGCGGGAACGTCGTCAAGGCGTTCATCGTGCTGGTCGAGGGCCGCGACCCGTCGGAGGACCTGGCGGACGAGATCCGCGGCCACGTGCGGCGCCGGCTTGGCGCCCACGCGTATCCCCGGCGGATCGAGTTCGTCGACGATCTCCCAAAGACGCTCACCGGCAAGATCCGCCGCGTCCTCCTTCGGCAGCGCGAGGTGGATCAGGCAGGCGTCAGCTAG
- a CDS encoding carbohydrate ABC transporter permease — protein MRLRLPFSPRHLVLVPISALMLLPLAWMLITSIQTLPESRHFPPDLIPSGIHWRNYPDAWNAAPFGRFFVNSLIVTLASVGGNLLFCSLAGYAFARLRFVGSNVLFVALLATLMVPFQVTMIPTFLIVKHLGLVNSLGALILPNLVTPFGIFMLRQFFRTLPVELEEAARIDGCSRLGVLFRIVVPLSMPALATLAIVTFLWTWNDFLWPLIVITSPNESTVQLGLASFQGAHQTNWTLLMAGNVMALAPMLLVFVGAQRWFVQSLASTGLKG, from the coding sequence GTGAGGCTCCGGCTCCCGTTCAGCCCGCGGCATCTCGTGCTCGTCCCGATCTCCGCGCTGATGCTGCTCCCGCTGGCGTGGATGCTGATCACGTCCATCCAGACGCTCCCGGAGTCGCGGCACTTTCCGCCCGACCTGATCCCGTCGGGCATCCACTGGCGAAACTACCCGGATGCGTGGAACGCCGCCCCGTTCGGCCGGTTCTTCGTCAACAGCCTGATCGTCACGCTCGCCTCCGTCGGCGGCAACCTGCTCTTCTGCAGCCTGGCCGGCTACGCCTTCGCGCGGCTGCGGTTCGTCGGCAGCAACGTGCTGTTCGTGGCGCTGCTGGCCACCCTGATGGTGCCGTTCCAGGTGACCATGATCCCGACGTTCCTGATCGTCAAGCATCTCGGGCTGGTCAACTCGCTGGGCGCGCTGATCCTGCCGAACCTCGTCACGCCGTTCGGCATCTTCATGCTCAGGCAGTTCTTCCGGACGCTGCCGGTCGAGCTCGAGGAGGCGGCCCGGATCGACGGCTGCTCGCGCTTGGGCGTGCTCTTCCGGATCGTCGTCCCGCTGTCGATGCCGGCGCTGGCAACGCTCGCGATCGTCACCTTCCTGTGGACGTGGAACGACTTCCTGTGGCCGTTGATCGTGATCACCTCGCCGAACGAGAGCACCGTGCAGCTCGGCCTCGCCAGCTTCCAGGGCGCGCATCAGACGAACTGGACGCTGCTGATGGCCGGCAACGTGATGGCGCTCGCACCGATGCTGCTGGTCTTCGTGGGGGCGCAGCGCTGGTTCGTGCAGTCGCTCGCCTCCACGGGGCTGAAGGGCTAG
- a CDS encoding sugar ABC transporter permease, which yields MTGRAARSEQVTGWLFVLPAVALIGLFGIVPIIWGLLLSLQQNDLLTPPEWVGLANYRTLIDDPVFRSSVHRTLVYTLLFVPISVGGALAIAMLLDARIRFARLYRTAVFIPVATSTVATGIIFNWLLEPTYGVANYLLGEIGLGPYGFFQDPDQALYSIIAMTVWGWIGFDVIVYIAALQGIPQDLIEAARLDGAGRWARFRHVVWPLLSPATLFLVVWSTINALQVFDEIYVTTHGGPLRATTVMVYYLFNQAFELFHGGYAAAIAYVLFLMTLVVSVVQLWLGNRRVHYSS from the coding sequence ATGACGGGTCGGGCGGCGCGCTCGGAGCAGGTCACCGGCTGGCTCTTCGTCCTCCCCGCCGTCGCCCTGATCGGCCTGTTCGGCATCGTCCCGATCATCTGGGGACTGCTGCTCTCGCTGCAGCAGAACGACCTGCTGACGCCACCTGAATGGGTCGGCCTCGCGAACTACCGGACGCTGATCGACGACCCGGTGTTCCGTTCGTCGGTGCACCGGACGCTGGTCTACACGCTGCTGTTCGTCCCCATCTCGGTCGGCGGCGCGCTTGCCATCGCCATGCTGCTGGACGCCCGGATCCGGTTCGCACGGCTCTACCGGACGGCCGTCTTCATCCCGGTCGCGACCTCGACGGTGGCCACCGGGATCATCTTCAACTGGCTGCTCGAGCCGACCTACGGGGTTGCGAACTACCTGCTCGGCGAGATCGGGCTCGGGCCGTACGGGTTCTTCCAGGATCCCGACCAGGCGCTCTACTCGATCATCGCGATGACGGTCTGGGGGTGGATCGGCTTCGACGTGATCGTCTACATCGCCGCCCTGCAGGGCATCCCGCAGGATCTCATCGAGGCCGCGCGCCTCGACGGCGCCGGCCGGTGGGCGAGGTTCCGGCACGTCGTCTGGCCGTTGCTCTCCCCGGCGACGCTGTTCCTGGTCGTCTGGTCCACGATCAACGCCCTGCAGGTGTTCGACGAGATCTACGTGACCACGCACGGCGGCCCGCTGCGAGCCACGACGGTGATGGTTTATTACCTGTTCAACCAGGCGTTCGAGCTGTTCCACGGAGGCTACGCGGCGGCCATCGCCTACGTGCTCTTCCTGATGACGCTGGTGGTCTCGGTCGTCCAGCTGTGGCTCGGCAACCGGCGGGTGCACTACAGCTCGTGA
- the speB gene encoding agmatinase, producing the protein MIDPQRRWAAYADGKPDYAGLLTYGGLPYTEDVADLAAVDVAIIGAPMDELVSDRPGTRFGPRAIRAASAPHGIHLEAGVDAFDVLRVVDYGDAAIIPADPEASHAAIAALVAEIAGTGTFSVVLGGDHSITQPEAEALAAAHGPIGLIHFDTHTDTGTHLWGAKRSHGTPMYWLVEDGHVDPRRYVQIGLRGYWPGEAEFAWQRERGITSLFAHDVRDRGIRDVVEQAMSIVGDGPVLLTVDVDVLDPAFAPGTGTPEPGGLTPTDLLWACRTVASSVDLVGSDVVEVAPTAVGSADVTALVAERVVRETLTGVAIRRRRAPA; encoded by the coding sequence ATGATCGACCCGCAGCGGCGATGGGCCGCCTACGCCGACGGCAAGCCCGACTACGCGGGCCTGCTCACCTACGGTGGCCTGCCCTACACCGAGGACGTCGCAGACCTGGCCGCAGTCGACGTCGCCATCATCGGGGCGCCGATGGACGAGCTGGTCTCGGACCGTCCCGGCACCCGCTTCGGCCCGCGCGCCATCCGCGCAGCGAGTGCGCCACACGGGATCCACCTCGAGGCGGGCGTCGACGCGTTCGACGTGCTGCGCGTCGTCGACTACGGCGATGCGGCGATCATCCCCGCCGATCCCGAGGCCTCGCACGCCGCCATCGCGGCCCTCGTTGCCGAGATCGCCGGGACGGGGACGTTCTCCGTCGTGCTCGGCGGCGACCACTCGATCACGCAGCCCGAGGCCGAGGCGCTTGCGGCGGCGCACGGCCCGATCGGCCTGATCCACTTCGACACCCACACGGATACGGGCACGCACCTCTGGGGGGCGAAGCGCTCGCACGGCACGCCGATGTACTGGCTGGTGGAGGACGGGCACGTCGATCCCCGGCGCTACGTGCAGATCGGCCTGCGCGGCTACTGGCCGGGCGAGGCGGAGTTCGCATGGCAGCGCGAGCGCGGGATCACGTCGCTGTTCGCCCATGACGTGCGCGACCGCGGCATCCGGGACGTCGTCGAGCAGGCGATGTCGATCGTCGGCGACGGGCCGGTGCTGCTGACCGTCGACGTGGACGTGCTCGACCCGGCGTTCGCTCCCGGAACCGGCACTCCGGAGCCTGGCGGCCTCACCCCGACCGACCTGCTCTGGGCCTGCCGCACCGTCGCCTCCAGCGTCGACCTGGTCGGCTCCGACGTCGTCGAGGTCGCGCCCACGGCCGTCGGCTCAGCCGACGTCACGGCACTCGTCGCCGAGCGTGTCGTGCGGGAGACGCTCACGGGCGTCGCCATCCGCAGGCGGCGTGCGCCCGCGTGA
- a CDS encoding PfkB family carbohydrate kinase, whose product MIVCVAANPSIDRLFEVEQLVPGAIHRPADFVQVPGGKGLNVARTAAALGGRVQVVALLGGHAGRWIAERLEAESIELHATWAAAETRSSLSVASALEEGLTEFYEHGFPVAADEWDAFAGLVLRIAPAAPWTTVSGSLPAGAPADAYLPVIRAAIVALDTREAGVEARPAVVKVNADEAAGITGRPVGDLPAAAAAARQLHEATAGAAIVTAGRAGAALVAPDGSALAGRVDVAGRYPVGSGDAFLAGLVVALDDGAAWREAFALALGAATANAEMPGAGVLDADRARRLAGACRIVETD is encoded by the coding sequence GTGATCGTCTGCGTCGCTGCAAACCCCTCGATCGACCGCCTGTTCGAGGTCGAACAGCTGGTGCCCGGGGCGATTCACCGGCCTGCGGACTTCGTCCAGGTGCCGGGCGGCAAGGGCCTGAACGTCGCGCGCACGGCCGCTGCGCTGGGCGGCCGGGTGCAGGTGGTTGCGCTGCTCGGCGGGCATGCCGGCCGCTGGATCGCCGAGCGGCTGGAGGCCGAGAGCATCGAGCTGCATGCGACGTGGGCGGCCGCCGAGACGCGGTCGTCGCTGTCGGTGGCGAGCGCGCTGGAGGAGGGGCTGACCGAGTTCTACGAGCACGGGTTTCCCGTGGCCGCGGACGAATGGGATGCGTTCGCCGGGCTCGTGCTGCGGATCGCCCCGGCCGCCCCGTGGACGACCGTGTCCGGATCGCTCCCGGCCGGCGCCCCGGCGGATGCGTACCTCCCGGTGATCCGCGCAGCGATCGTGGCGCTCGACACCCGCGAGGCGGGCGTCGAGGCGCGCCCGGCGGTGGTGAAGGTCAATGCCGACGAGGCGGCCGGCATCACGGGCCGGCCGGTCGGCGACCTCCCTGCCGCAGCCGCAGCCGCGAGACAGCTGCACGAGGCGACCGCGGGCGCGGCCATCGTCACCGCCGGCCGGGCCGGCGCCGCGCTCGTGGCTCCCGACGGCAGCGCGCTCGCGGGCCGGGTGGACGTCGCCGGCCGCTACCCGGTGGGCAGCGGCGATGCGTTCCTGGCCGGTCTCGTGGTCGCCCTCGACGACGGCGCGGCCTGGCGGGAGGCGTTCGCCCTCGCCCTGGGCGCGGCGACTGCAAACGCGGAGATGCCCGGAGCAGGGGTGCTCGACGCGGACAGGGCGCGGCGGCTTGCCGGCGCCTGCCGGATCGTGGAGACGGACTAG
- a CDS encoding alpha-glucosidase/alpha-galactosidase — protein sequence MTRIAFVGAGSVEFTRNLLGDILTFPELADATIALHDIDAERLEAGEAMARWTARELGAPATIEAHLDRRSALDGCDHVVNMVQVGGHDATLIDFEVPARHGVRQTIGDTLGIGGIFRALRTIPVMQSIAADMAELCPQAWLLNYTNPMAMLCWATYAGTPATRVVGLCHSVQHTTQSLAELVGVPYDEVTYLGAGVNHQAWILRFERDGEDLYPRLDEAIERDPELRRRVRVEMYRRFGRFPTESSEHSAEYLPYFLHDDAMIEEFRVPVDEYVRRSEENLELYEEMRRMLAAGEPFEIERSLEYASLIIHSILTGEPRVIYGNVPNDGLIGNLPQGACVEVPCVVDGQGLHAQAVGDLPPQLAALNRTFLNVCELTVRAALEGRRDHVVHAALLDPNTAATLSPAAIEAMVDEMIEAHGAALPDGIRRSAPAAS from the coding sequence ATGACACGCATCGCCTTCGTCGGCGCGGGAAGCGTCGAGTTCACGCGCAACCTGCTCGGCGACATCCTCACGTTCCCCGAGCTCGCGGACGCCACCATCGCACTCCACGACATCGACGCGGAGCGGCTGGAGGCCGGCGAGGCGATGGCCCGGTGGACGGCCCGCGAGCTGGGCGCGCCCGCCACGATCGAGGCGCACCTCGACCGCCGGTCGGCGCTCGACGGCTGCGACCACGTCGTCAACATGGTGCAGGTCGGCGGTCACGACGCGACGCTGATCGACTTCGAGGTGCCCGCGCGGCACGGCGTGCGGCAGACGATCGGCGACACGCTCGGGATCGGCGGCATCTTCAGGGCGCTGCGGACGATCCCCGTCATGCAGTCCATCGCAGCGGACATGGCGGAGCTCTGCCCACAGGCCTGGCTGCTCAACTACACCAACCCGATGGCGATGCTGTGCTGGGCCACGTACGCCGGCACGCCGGCCACCCGGGTGGTGGGCCTGTGCCACTCGGTGCAGCACACCACGCAGAGCCTCGCCGAGCTTGTGGGCGTGCCGTACGACGAGGTCACCTACCTCGGCGCCGGCGTGAACCACCAGGCGTGGATCCTCCGGTTCGAGCGCGACGGCGAGGATCTCTACCCCCGGCTGGACGAGGCGATCGAGCGCGATCCGGAGCTGCGGCGGCGCGTGCGGGTCGAGATGTACCGGCGATTCGGCCGGTTCCCGACCGAGTCGAGCGAGCACTCCGCGGAGTACCTGCCGTACTTCCTCCACGACGACGCGATGATCGAGGAGTTCCGGGTGCCCGTCGACGAGTATGTGCGGCGCAGCGAGGAGAACCTCGAGCTGTACGAGGAGATGCGCAGGATGCTCGCCGCCGGAGAGCCGTTCGAGATCGAGCGAAGCCTCGAATACGCGTCGTTGATCATCCACTCGATCCTGACCGGCGAGCCGCGGGTGATCTATGGGAACGTCCCGAACGACGGCCTGATCGGCAACCTGCCGCAGGGCGCCTGCGTCGAGGTGCCGTGCGTCGTGGACGGCCAGGGGCTGCATGCGCAGGCGGTGGGCGACCTTCCCCCGCAGCTGGCGGCGCTGAACAGGACGTTCCTGAACGTCTGCGAGCTGACGGTACGAGCGGCGCTCGAGGGCAGGCGCGACCACGTCGTGCACGCTGCGCTGCTCGACCCGAACACGGCCGCGACGCTGTCTCCGGCGGCCATCGAGGCGATGGTCGACGAGATGATCGAGGCGCACGGGGCGGCGCTTCCCGACGGCATCCGCCGTTCGGCGCCCGCAGCTAGCTGA
- a CDS encoding ABC transporter substrate-binding protein, whose translation MKRLASLVLPLVLLLAGAASCGGSGSSNGVVDITVWHGYEDVEGTAIKAAADRFNATHPKIHVTVQNYGNADYALQKVLTAIRGDSEPDIAYLYGSWAANIARSPAAVDLSSMIQSDPSVNWDDFWPAERQAVQVGPKIIGVPALVDNLALVYNTKLFDQAGIPYPSDTWTWDDFRAAAKKLTDQSAKQFGWAYVADASEDTVWRFDALLWQAGGDILNSDNTKAEFNSPAGVKAATLLQQMATVDHSVYLDNGNGNYANLFNSGKIAMLFTGPWDLSGFTDVDYGVQILPGDQSHQTISGPDQWVMFDRGSDRTKAAWTFLKWFTSPAEALQWSQATGDLPIRQSIAKLPQYQQYTQKYPGAATFVENEANAAKARPVIANYNEVSQAMGQAIQAVLLGKAQPQQALDSAAEQVDSVLASGQ comes from the coding sequence ATGAAGCGCTTGGCCTCGCTCGTCCTTCCCCTGGTGCTCCTGCTCGCAGGCGCCGCGTCGTGCGGCGGGTCGGGATCCTCCAACGGCGTCGTCGACATCACCGTCTGGCACGGCTACGAGGACGTCGAGGGCACGGCGATCAAGGCTGCCGCAGACCGCTTCAACGCCACCCATCCGAAGATCCACGTGACCGTGCAGAACTACGGCAATGCCGACTACGCGCTCCAGAAGGTGCTCACCGCGATCCGCGGCGACAGCGAACCCGACATCGCCTATCTGTACGGCTCCTGGGCAGCGAACATCGCCCGCAGCCCCGCGGCGGTCGACCTCTCGTCGATGATCCAGTCCGACCCGTCGGTCAACTGGGACGACTTCTGGCCGGCGGAGCGCCAGGCGGTACAGGTGGGGCCGAAGATCATCGGCGTCCCGGCGCTCGTCGACAACCTGGCGCTCGTCTACAACACGAAGCTGTTCGACCAGGCGGGGATCCCCTACCCGAGCGACACGTGGACGTGGGACGACTTCCGCGCGGCTGCGAAGAAGCTGACCGACCAGTCCGCCAAGCAGTTCGGGTGGGCATACGTCGCCGACGCCAGTGAGGACACGGTCTGGCGGTTCGACGCGCTGCTCTGGCAGGCCGGCGGCGACATCCTCAACTCGGACAACACCAAGGCCGAGTTCAACTCCCCTGCGGGCGTGAAGGCGGCCACGCTGCTCCAGCAGATGGCCACCGTCGACCACTCCGTCTACCTGGACAACGGCAACGGCAACTACGCGAACCTCTTCAACTCCGGGAAGATCGCGATGCTGTTCACCGGCCCGTGGGATCTGTCCGGCTTCACCGACGTCGACTACGGCGTCCAGATCCTGCCCGGCGACCAGAGCCATCAGACCATCTCCGGGCCGGACCAGTGGGTCATGTTCGACCGCGGCAGCGACCGCACCAAGGCGGCGTGGACGTTCCTCAAGTGGTTCACCTCCCCGGCCGAGGCGCTGCAGTGGTCGCAGGCGACGGGCGACCTGCCGATCCGCCAGTCGATCGCGAAGCTGCCGCAGTACCAGCAGTACACGCAGAAGTACCCGGGAGCGGCGACGTTCGTCGAGAACGAGGCCAACGCGGCGAAGGCGCGGCCGGTGATCGCGAACTACAACGAGGTCTCGCAGGCGATGGGTCAGGCGATCCAGGCGGTGCTGCTCGGCAAGGCCCAGCCGCAACAGGCGCTCGACAGCGCGGCGGAGCAGGTCGACTCGGTGCTCGCGTCCGGCCAATGA